A single Gloeocapsa sp. PCC 73106 DNA region contains:
- a CDS encoding 2-phosphosulfolactate phosphatase family protein: MKLFVYHTPELSPKESCPDCAVVIDVLRATTTIATALNAGAEAVQAFSDLEQLMQVSAEWPSQLRLKAGERGGAKVAGCDLGNSPLDCVPDVVKDKRLFISTTNGTRALERVRESKIVMTAALVNRRAAVKYILKKEPGTVWLLGSGWEGGYSLEDTVCAGAIAQALLPQYQVGNDEVIAAIALYDQWKDNLLHLFEQSSHGQRLLGLNAKADLAYCAQTDILDILPIQSDPGVLVPFR, translated from the coding sequence GTGAAGCTCTTTGTTTATCACACTCCTGAACTGAGTCCTAAAGAAAGTTGTCCCGACTGTGCTGTGGTCATTGATGTATTGCGAGCTACTACTACAATTGCTACAGCCTTAAACGCCGGTGCAGAAGCTGTACAAGCTTTTAGTGATCTTGAGCAGTTAATGCAGGTGAGCGCAGAATGGCCATCTCAACTGAGATTGAAGGCGGGAGAGAGAGGAGGAGCAAAGGTAGCAGGATGTGACTTGGGGAATTCTCCCCTAGACTGTGTACCGGATGTAGTTAAAGATAAAAGATTATTTATTAGTACCACTAATGGCACTAGAGCTTTAGAAAGAGTTAGAGAATCTAAGATAGTCATGACTGCGGCTCTAGTTAATCGTCGCGCAGCGGTTAAATATATCTTGAAAAAAGAACCAGGCACAGTCTGGCTATTGGGGTCGGGTTGGGAAGGGGGTTATTCTCTGGAAGATACCGTTTGTGCAGGGGCGATCGCTCAAGCACTACTACCCCAATATCAAGTAGGTAATGATGAAGTGATCGCGGCGATCGCTCTTTACGATCAGTGGAAAGATAACTTACTCCATTTATTCGAACAATCTAGTCATGGACAAAGATTATTAGGTCTGAATGCAAAAGCCGATTTAGCCTATTGTGCTCAAACAGATATTTTAGACATTCTCCCCATACAAAGCGATCCCGGTGTGCTTGTTCCTTTTCGCTAA
- a CDS encoding MOSC domain-containing protein yields MNVSEIFIYPIKSCQGISLKQAEVTPKGFPWDREFMLVDPQGKFLTQRQYPQLATIKVELSPEKIILSQPAHSKGSFEFEPSLTGKEIPVQIWRDRTIAIDQGDEVADWFNQALGKSCRLVRQPPQYQRKIESRDGVQPGDTVSFADGYPYLLTASASLAELNRRIPEFSKVDMTRFRPNIVITTQEPFVEGDWQLIQIGRVDFAVVKPCIRCVITTINQDTGAKDQFKEPLRTLSTFRQFTDTGILFGENMISRSQGIIKIGDQVQVLAKRNKHTGIALYGENV; encoded by the coding sequence ATGAATGTTTCTGAAATTTTTATCTATCCTATTAAATCTTGTCAAGGAATTTCTCTAAAACAAGCTGAAGTTACTCCCAAAGGTTTCCCTTGGGATAGAGAATTTATGCTGGTTGATCCTCAGGGGAAATTTCTCACGCAGCGACAATACCCCCAGTTAGCCACAATTAAAGTAGAATTATCCCCGGAAAAAATTATTCTCTCCCAACCCGCTCATTCCAAAGGTTCCTTTGAGTTTGAACCCAGTCTAACGGGAAAAGAAATCCCTGTACAAATATGGCGCGATCGCACTATCGCCATCGATCAGGGAGACGAAGTTGCAGACTGGTTTAATCAAGCTTTGGGTAAAAGTTGCCGTCTAGTGCGACAACCTCCTCAATATCAACGGAAAATTGAGTCAAGAGATGGGGTTCAACCGGGCGATACCGTCAGTTTTGCCGATGGTTACCCCTATTTATTGACAGCTAGCGCCTCTTTAGCTGAGTTAAACCGTAGAATCCCAGAATTCTCCAAGGTAGACATGACCAGATTTCGTCCCAATATCGTGATTACTACTCAAGAGCCTTTTGTCGAAGGAGATTGGCAATTAATTCAAATTGGTAGAGTGGATTTTGCTGTAGTTAAACCCTGTATTCGTTGTGTTATAACAACTATCAATCAAGATACTGGAGCTAAAGACCAATTTAAAGAGCCTTTAAGAACTCTGAGCACTTTTCGTCAATTTACTGACACAGGAATTTTATTCGGAGAAAATATGATTTCTCGTAGTCAAGGGATAATTAAAATTGGCGATCAAGTTCAAGTATTAGCGAAAAGGAACAAGCACACCGGGATCGCTTTGTATGGGGAGAATGTCTAA